A single genomic interval of Nostoc commune NIES-4072 harbors:
- a CDS encoding thiamine pyrophosphate-dependent enzyme, with product MATTAAEVLIDTISDWGVDTIFGLPGDGINGIMEALRLRQDKIRFIQVRHEEAAAFMACAYAKYTGKLGVCLATSGPGGLHLLNGLYDAKLDGQPVLAITGHHYHDLINTHSQQDVDLDKVFMDVTVYNARVMGPTHVESLADLACRAALSYRGVAHINFPIDFQSQNAQKKGSMRNVPHHTSHVFARGARLPVEDDLQRAAEILNAGKKVAILAGRGALKATDELEQLAEKLGAPIVKALLGKTSVPDDSHYTTGTIGLIGTKPSQDVIENCDTLLMVGTSFPYMEYLPKPGQARGVQIDIDPFRIGLRYPVEVGLVGDSRRTLQELLPLLKPNADRSFLEQAQSSTKQWWQLMEQRGTRNNQPMKPQVVAWELGKRLSDTAILSVDSGTVTGWWAQQIPAKRGQMHSVSGTLASMACALPYAIAAQIAYPDRQCVAFVGDGGFSMLMAEFVTCVKYRLPIKIVIIKNGTLGQIKWEQMVFLGNPEYGCELESINFAAFAQACGGVGMTIEDPAECGEILDRALATPGPVIVEAIVDPLEPPLPPKITLEQATKFAESLAKGEPNREKIALTILSDQVRQLI from the coding sequence ATGGCGACAACTGCGGCTGAAGTTCTCATTGATACTATTTCCGACTGGGGTGTTGACACCATCTTTGGATTGCCTGGGGATGGCATAAACGGCATAATGGAAGCTTTGCGCCTGCGTCAAGATAAAATCCGTTTTATCCAAGTGCGGCATGAAGAAGCAGCAGCATTTATGGCTTGTGCCTATGCTAAATATACAGGTAAGTTGGGGGTTTGTCTTGCCACATCTGGGCCTGGTGGGCTGCATTTACTCAATGGTTTATATGATGCTAAACTTGATGGTCAACCAGTTTTAGCAATAACCGGACACCATTACCACGACCTGATCAACACCCACTCTCAGCAGGATGTTGATTTGGATAAGGTTTTTATGGATGTGACGGTTTACAATGCCCGTGTCATGGGGCCTACCCACGTCGAAAGTCTCGCAGACTTAGCTTGCCGTGCGGCGTTGAGCTACCGGGGTGTAGCACACATCAACTTCCCTATAGATTTTCAATCCCAAAATGCCCAGAAAAAGGGTTCGATGCGGAACGTCCCCCATCACACTTCTCATGTCTTTGCCCGTGGTGCGCGTCTACCAGTTGAGGATGATTTGCAACGTGCAGCAGAGATTCTCAATGCTGGTAAAAAAGTGGCAATCTTAGCAGGACGGGGAGCGTTAAAAGCGACTGATGAACTAGAACAACTTGCCGAAAAACTGGGCGCACCAATCGTTAAAGCATTACTAGGTAAAACATCCGTTCCCGATGACAGCCACTATACCACAGGCACAATTGGTTTAATTGGCACCAAGCCATCCCAAGATGTGATTGAAAATTGTGACACTCTGCTGATGGTTGGGACTTCTTTTCCATACATGGAGTATTTACCGAAACCCGGTCAAGCAAGAGGTGTGCAAATTGACATTGACCCATTTCGGATTGGTTTGCGCTACCCTGTTGAAGTTGGGCTGGTGGGGGATAGTCGCCGCACTTTGCAAGAACTGCTACCACTATTAAAACCTAATGCTGATCGCAGTTTTCTTGAACAAGCGCAGTCTAGCACGAAACAGTGGTGGCAATTAATGGAACAGCGCGGTACTAGGAACAATCAGCCGATGAAGCCGCAGGTGGTGGCTTGGGAGTTAGGCAAACGGCTATCTGATACAGCGATCCTCTCTGTTGATTCGGGTACGGTGACAGGTTGGTGGGCGCAGCAAATTCCAGCCAAACGCGGACAAATGCACTCAGTATCGGGAACATTAGCATCAATGGCCTGTGCATTACCTTATGCGATCGCAGCTCAAATAGCCTACCCCGATCGCCAATGTGTTGCTTTTGTTGGTGATGGCGGTTTCTCAATGCTGATGGCAGAGTTTGTTACCTGTGTGAAATATCGCTTACCCATCAAGATAGTGATTATCAAAAATGGCACATTGGGGCAGATTAAGTGGGAACAAATGGTATTTCTAGGCAATCCAGAGTATGGCTGTGAATTAGAATCAATCAACTTTGCAGCCTTTGCCCAAGCTTGTGGTGGTGTGGGGATGACAATTGAAGATCCAGCTGAATGCGGTGAAATTTTGGATCGGGCGCTTGCTACACCAGGGCCAGTAATTGTAGAAGCGATCGTTGACCCCTTGGAACCACCTTTACCTCCAAAAATCACCCTAGAACAAGCGACCAAGTTTGCCGAATCACTCGCTAAAGGCGAACCTAACCGCGAGAAAATTGCTCTGACAATCCTCTCAGATCAGGTACGACAGTTGATTTAA